In Pungitius pungitius chromosome 2, fPunPun2.1, whole genome shotgun sequence, a single window of DNA contains:
- the sh3tc2 gene encoding SH3 domain and tetratricopeptide repeat-containing protein 2 isoform X4 translates to MTQGEGEEDGIPVAESCEGGAAPDNYWKKKAALRGSTVSLGGKFSTDIELLFTGRRRSGEDPDGALQESLRTRLRVVESNSQDVIQLFKDLSARLVSIHAEKDSFVLTFKTVEEIWKFSTYLALGYVARCLENFLCDQSFWLDPELLSDLQINVSVDEDRLATLYLGLLLQEGSFFAKALFTRTDYNKDDEEQLSFKKNDLLMVRDTGQESMGEGTMLSTGNHGLVPVNAMQPLPYPFYQWFLRNYPVNVGCSPAEKEPYEHAIVTGSCAAVVDYSPVGPDELQLSQGDIVEIQGLLVRGLDVFIATHASTGHTGFVHKVHVKPLDTVPLDRRLVFLTAEERASLAQVNPCSSEPSDNGLLERLFSSDISSVYRLDRLDETDFLYIRKRPTHDHKIPASTRHSVMSEKSEGASTYLSSPRTSVSLPSPRLSFYQSHNPLPREGERLSFHVDDTFKEMDEFQEDPPLFLEENSWEGEDSEFSDPTLTLLNHEHFQEDFLPLYDLKYSFLWVTFSGKTEDELLGHLESVRESAKRMGLDWAHRRACFLLGRLCARKLKLSQARVYYEEALGVRVDSFSDTPLLVALYTNLTAVYLKQRMTDKLPQTLEKASSLLLCLPCHTFTSTDEVELLQLLLRRSVVTGDKHLEARVCYLISTLFLLRRKTDDALPFVERLQFLSLTLSAAEGRPIVPLDLNWLLSWLYHRKYMPYLALASLSLDSRQDHSLDEGFKKIELFIRNSVRLNPCWNEGTSLLPAQIVIYLQQALILAEQAEDIKTQRDLCQGLATVYQQYDDLDRAVLCAQQAVETGGHINEEEGFEASVLLGWLLVLTGQAERAQSVLQPLLTSLQGTDSPTQRGVIHNLLALCMRRQGRIPEAGWHFHSACVISRESGNQRNQALALANLGCLALDVGAPLVAERFLVRSLHLFLELWESPIDEEHVQTYLWLGRSYKDRRRSQDSRACYEMGLLIALHARNLHSRMVVAKVLSRVYADMLLYGQSIVYYEHCVSVARELKDKRLEGEYLEILSSLYLTLNTERSSRKSLDYTKQSLRISIDLGKREEESETWLQVGRIYYLIQEDELADMYLQAAVKTALRMNDHHFALSIYEEAGDVYFKGSRNRMASVPFYRDGSLPFARSIKDIHSEFRLLSKLTELLMNQGEQEEALQYATLAVQIADKTGLHVNERTAYHRLATIYYNLQQYELAENYYLKSLSFCPPWLQDPLEARYYTKLYCRLANVTLHRLKDSFDAVGYFHLALAAALEDRANPEALYVVYMKLAEIHGNHLPDDQLCRDYRDRAQSLKTVLAGEEGAAAEENMKDVDTGTGQKTDKDSAADTESLLRTNSSFTSTENEKCEDHLLVNTGIILRDTEDGSTDTAIGDNQVNRDGDGPLLDPLGPGTETTTSHSYSDSIFTESFDTAKEQISDCSTSTDTLQTHQNQADDKDFDTDYHTPSQVPDHLPSASQDTHSDVQDEQKTP, encoded by the exons ATGACTCAAG GTGAAGGTGAGGAGGACGGCATTCCAGTGGCGGAGTCATGTGAAGGAGGGGCGGCGCCCGACAACTACTGGAAGAAGAAGGCGGCCCTGAGAGGAAGCACTGTGTCACTGGGAGGGAAATTCTCCACAG ACATCGAGCTGCTGTTCACCGGGCGGCGGCGCTCCGGCGAGGACCCCGACGGGGCCCTGCAGGAGTCGCTGCGCACCCGACTCCGAGTGGTGGAGAGCAACAGCCAGGACGTCATCCAGCTCTTCAAG GACCTGTCGGCGCGTCTGGTGTCCATCCACGCTGAGAAGGATAGCTTCGTGCTCACGTTCAAGACCGTGGAGGAAATCTGGAAGTTTTCTACTTACCTAGCATTAG GTTACGTGGCCCGCTGCTTGGAGAACTTCCTGTGTGATCAGTCCTTCTGGCTGGATCCAGAGCTGCTCAGTGACCTGCAGATCAATGTCAGCGTGGACGAGGATCGACTGGCCACCCTCTACCTGGGACTGTTACTGCAGGAGG GCTCTTTCTTCGCCAAGGCGTTGTTCACAAGGACGGATTATAACAAGGACGACGAAGAGCAGCTGTCGTTCAAAAAGAACGATTTGCTGATGGTGAGGGACACGGGGCAGGAGAGCATGGGGGAGGGCACCATGCTCTCCACAGGAAACCACGGCCTAGTGCCAGTCAACGCCATGCAGCCGCTGCCGTACCCCTTCTACCA ATGGTTCCTGAGGAACTACCCGGTCAATGTTGGATGCTCGCCAGCAGAAAAGGAACCATACGAACATGCTATTG TGACAGGTTCCTGTGCAGCTGTGGTCGACTACAGTCCAGTTGGCCCGGATGAACTTCAGCTGAGCCAAGGAGACATTGTGGAGATCCAGGGTCTTCTGGTCCGAGGCCTGGATGTGTTCATAGCAACGCACGCTTCCACGGGTCACACTGGTTTCGTACACAAGGTCCACGTCAAGCCTCTGGACACCGTACCCCT GGACAGACGGCTAGTCTTTCTGACTGCCGAGGAGAGGGCGAGCCTCGCTCAGGTCAACCCCTGCAGCTCCGAGCCAAGTGACAACGGCCTGCTGGAGAGACTCTTCTCGTCCGACATCAGCTCCGTGTACAGGCTAG ACAGGCTGGATGAGACAGACTTCCTGTACATCAGAAAACGGCCAACACACG ATCACAAGATCCCTGCCAGCACCCGTCACAGTGTCATGTCAGAGAAAAGTGAAGGCGCCTCCACCTACCTGTCCTCTCCTCgcacctctgtctctcttccctcccctcGCCTCTCCTTCTATCAGTCCCACAATCCCCTGCCTCGCGAGGGCGAGCGTCTGTCCTTCCATGTGGACGACACATTCAAGGAAATGGATGAGTTCCAGGAAGACCCACCGCTTTTCTTGGAGGAGAACAGCTGGGAGGGGGAGGACTCTGAGTTCAGTGACCCCACACTGACACTGCTCAACCATGAACACTTCCAG gAAGACTTCCTGCCACTGTACGACCTGAAGTACTCCTTCCTCTGGGTGACCTTCAGTGGCAAGACTGAGGACGAGCTATTGGGTCACCTTGAGAGTGTCAGGGAGAGCGCCAAGAGGATGGGCCTGGACTGGGCACATCGACGGGCATGCTTCCTGTTGGGAAGACTCTGTGCCCGGAAGCTAAAGCTATCCCAG GCCCGTGTGTACTACGAGGAGGCTCTCGGGGTTCGCGTGGACAGCTTCTCTGACACGCCGCTCCTCGTCGCTCTCTACACAAACCTCACCGCCGTCTACCTGAAGCAGCGTATGACGGACAAGCTGCCCCAGACCCTGGAGAAGGCCAGCAGCCTGCTCCTCTGTCTCCCCTGCCACACCTTCACCTCCACGGACGAGGTggaactgctgcagctgctgttgagAAGGTCGGTGGTGACGGGGGACAAACACCTGGAGGCTCGCGTCTGCTACCTCATCTCCACCCTCTTCCTGCTGCGCAGGAAGACCGATGACGCCCTCCCCTTCGTTGAGCGACTCCAGTTCCTCTCGTTGACGCTCTCGGCCGCCGAAGGGCGCCCCATAGTTCCTTTGGACCTCAACTGGCTCTTGAGCTGGCTCTATCATCGCAAATACATGCCGTACTTAGCGCTGGCCTCTCTGAGCCTGGACTCAAGGCAGGACCACTCACTTGACGAAGGTTTCAAGAAGATCGAGTTGTTTATCAGGAACTCTGTTCGCCTGAACCCGTGCTGGAATGAAGGAACCTCCCTGCTTCCTGCCCAGATAGTGATTTACCTTCAGCAGGCCCTGATTTTAGCAGAGCAAGCGGAGGACATCAAGACACAGAGGGACCTGTGTCAGGGCTTGGCCACAGTCTACCAGCAGTACGACGATCTAGACAGGGCGGTGCTGTGTGCTCAACAAGCTGTGGAGACGGGAGGCCACATCAACGAGGAGGAGGGCTTCGAGGCCTCCGTGCTGCTCGGCTGGCTGCTGGTGTTGACGGGCCAGGCTGAGAGGGCCCAGAGCGTCCTGCAGCCACTGCTCACCTCACTACAG GGCACAGACAGTCCCACGCAGCGAGGGGTGATCCACAACCTCTTGGCTCTGTGCATGAGGCGGCAGGGTCGCATCCCAGAGGCCGGCTGGCATTTCCACTCTGCCTGTGTGATCTCAAGGGAAAGTGGAAACCAGAGGAACCAGGCCCTGGCACTAGCCAACCTGGGCTGCCTGGCACTGGATGTGGGGGCGCCTTTGGTGGCAGAACGTTTCTTGGTCAG ATCCCTGCATCTTTTTCTGGAGCTGTGGGAAAGCCCTATTGACGAAGAGCATGTTCAGACTTACCTCTGGCTGGGGAGGAGCTAcaaggacaggaggaggagccaggacagcaggGCCTGTTATGAAATGGGGCTGCTAATTGCTCTACATGCCAGAAACTTACACA GTCGGATGGTGGTGGCCAAGGTGCTGAGTCGTGTGTATGCCGACATGCTGCTGTACGGCCAGAGTATCGTGTACTACGAGCACTGTGTGTCGGTGGCCAGGGAACTGAAGGACAAGAGACTAGAGGGAGAGTATCTAGAAATCCTCAGCAGCCTCTACCTCACACTCAACACGGAAAG ATCATCTCGCAAATCTCTGGACTACACCAAGCAGAGCCTAAGAATTTCCATCGATTTAggcaagagagaggaagagtcaGAGACCTGGCTGCAGGTGGGGCGCATCTATTACCTCATCCAGGAGGACGAACTAGCGGATATGTACCtgcag GCAGCAGTGAAGACCGCCCTGAGGATGAATGATCATCACTTCGCTTTGAGCATCTACGAGGAGGCAGGAGACGTCTACTTCAAGGGCTCCAGGAACCGAATGGCTTCGGTGCCTTTCTACAGG GATGGCAGTCTTCCATTTGCACGCAGCATCAAGGACATCCATTCAGAGTTCCGTTTGCTGAGCAAACTGACAGAGCTGTTAATGAACcagggagagcaggaggaggccttGCAGTACGCAACACTGGCCGTTCAAATCGCCGACAAAACAG ggttGCACGTGAATGAGAGGACAGCCTACCACCGGCTGGCTACCATCTACTACAACCTGCAGCAGTACGAGTTGGCAGAAAACTACTACCTCAAGTCCCTGTCCTTCTGTCCGCCCTGGCTGCAGGACCCTCTGGAGGCTCGCTACTACACCAAGCTGTACTGCAGACTGGCCAACGTCACGCTGCACAGGCTGAAG GATTCATTTGACGCTGTGGGCTACTTCCATTTGGCTCTGGCAGCGGCCCTGGAGGACCGAGCTAACCCAGAGGCTCTGTATGTGGTGTACATGAAGCTGGCCGAGATCCACGGCAACCACTTGCCCGATGATCAGCTGTGCAGAGACTACAGAGACAGAGCCCAGAGTCTGAAGACAGTTCTGGCTGGAGAGGAAGgcgctgctgctgaggagaacATGAAGGACGTGGACACAGGGACGGGCCAAAAGACGGACAAGGACTCTGCTGCTGATACGGAAAGTTTGCTGAGAACAAACTCGAGTTTCACTtcaactgaaaatgaaaaatgtgaagaTCACTTGCTTGTAAATACTGGAATAATtctgagagacacagaggacggATCCACAGACACTGCAATTGGAGATAATCAAGTGAATCGTGATGGCGACGGCCCTCTTTTGGACCCCTTGGGGCCTGGGACAGAAACCACGACCAGTCACTCGTACAGTGACAGTATTTTCACCGAGTCCTTTGATACAGCCAAGGAGCAAATctcagactgcagcacttcCACCGACACTTTGCAAACTCACCAGAACCAAGCGGATGATAAAGACTTTGACACTGACTATCACACGCCGAGTCAAGTACCTGATCATCTCCCAAGTGCATCACAAGACACACATTCTGATGTTCAGGATGAACAGAAAACTCCCTAA
- the sh3tc2 gene encoding SH3 domain and tetratricopeptide repeat-containing protein 2 isoform X3, with product MGNTLSQEDISPAELDALWREPPYTLGGANEHFSGNDIMTQGEGEEDGIPVAESCEGGAAPDNYWKKKAALRGSTVSLGGKFSTDIELLFTGRRRSGEDPDGALQESLRTRLRVVESNSQDVIQLFKDLSARLVSIHAEKDSFVLTFKTVEEIWKFSTYLALGYVARCLENFLCDQSFWLDPELLSDLQINVSVDEDRLATLYLGLLLQEGSFFAKALFTRTDYNKDDEEQLSFKKNDLLMVRDTGQESMGEGTMLSTGNHGLVPVNAMQPLPYPFYQWFLRNYPVNVGCSPAEKEPYEHAIVTGSCAAVVDYSPVGPDELQLSQGDIVEIQGLLVRGLDVFIATHASTGHTGFVHKVHVKPLDTVPLDRRLVFLTAEERASLAQVNPCSSEPSDNGLLERLFSSDISSVYRLDRLDETDFLYIRKRPTHDHKIPASTRHSVMSEKSEGASTYLSSPRTSVSLPSPRLSFYQSHNPLPREGERLSFHVDDTFKEMDEFQEDPPLFLEENSWEGEDSEFSDPTLTLLNHEHFQEDFLPLYDLKYSFLWVTFSGKTEDELLGHLESVRESAKRMGLDWAHRRACFLLGRLCARKLKLSQARVYYEEALGVRVDSFSDTPLLVALYTNLTAVYLKQRMTDKLPQTLEKASSLLLCLPCHTFTSTDEVELLQLLLRRSVVTGDKHLEARVCYLISTLFLLRRKTDDALPFVERLQFLSLTLSAAEGRPIVPLDLNWLLSWLYHRKYMPYLALASLSLDSRQDHSLDEGFKKIELFIRNSVRLNPCWNEGTSLLPAQIVIYLQQALILAEQAEDIKTQRDLCQGLATVYQQYDDLDRAVLCAQQAVETGGHINEEEGFEASVLLGWLLVLTGQAERAQSVLQPLLTSLQGTDSPTQRGVIHNLLALCMRRQGRIPEAGWHFHSACVISRESGNQRNQALALANLGCLALDVGAPLVAERFLVRSLHLFLELWESPIDEEHVQTYLWLGRSYKDRRRSQDSRACYEMGLLIALHARNLHSRMVVAKVLSRVYADMLLYGQSIVYYEHCVSVARELKDKRLEGEYLEILSSLYLTLNTERSSRKSLDYTKQSLRISIDLGKREEESETWLQVGRIYYLIQEDELADMYLQAAVKTALRMNDHHFALSIYEEAGDVYFKGSRNRMASVPFYRDGSLPFARSIKDIHSEFRLLSKLTELLMNQGEQEEALQYATLAVQIADKTGLHVNERTAYHRLATIYYNLQQYELAENYYLKSLSFCPPWLQDPLEARYYTKLYCRLANVTLHRLKDSFDAVGYFHLALAAALEDRANPEALYVVYMKLAEIHGNHLPDDQLCRDYRDRAQSLKTVLAGEEGAAAEENMKDVDTGTGQKTDKDSAADTESLLRTNSSFTSTENEKCEDHLLVNTGIILRDTEDGSTDTAIGDNQVNRDGDGPLLDPLGPGTETTTSHSYSDSIFTESFDTAKEQISDCSTSTDTLQTHQNQADDKDFDTDYHTPSQVPDHLPSASQDTHSDVQDEQKTP from the exons ATGGGTAACACACTTAGCCAAGAAG ACATCTCTCCTGCTGAGCTGGACGCTCTTTGGAGGGAACCACCATATACCCTCGGGGGAGCAAATGAACACTTCTCAGGAAATGACATCATGACTCAAG GTGAAGGTGAGGAGGACGGCATTCCAGTGGCGGAGTCATGTGAAGGAGGGGCGGCGCCCGACAACTACTGGAAGAAGAAGGCGGCCCTGAGAGGAAGCACTGTGTCACTGGGAGGGAAATTCTCCACAG ACATCGAGCTGCTGTTCACCGGGCGGCGGCGCTCCGGCGAGGACCCCGACGGGGCCCTGCAGGAGTCGCTGCGCACCCGACTCCGAGTGGTGGAGAGCAACAGCCAGGACGTCATCCAGCTCTTCAAG GACCTGTCGGCGCGTCTGGTGTCCATCCACGCTGAGAAGGATAGCTTCGTGCTCACGTTCAAGACCGTGGAGGAAATCTGGAAGTTTTCTACTTACCTAGCATTAG GTTACGTGGCCCGCTGCTTGGAGAACTTCCTGTGTGATCAGTCCTTCTGGCTGGATCCAGAGCTGCTCAGTGACCTGCAGATCAATGTCAGCGTGGACGAGGATCGACTGGCCACCCTCTACCTGGGACTGTTACTGCAGGAGG GCTCTTTCTTCGCCAAGGCGTTGTTCACAAGGACGGATTATAACAAGGACGACGAAGAGCAGCTGTCGTTCAAAAAGAACGATTTGCTGATGGTGAGGGACACGGGGCAGGAGAGCATGGGGGAGGGCACCATGCTCTCCACAGGAAACCACGGCCTAGTGCCAGTCAACGCCATGCAGCCGCTGCCGTACCCCTTCTACCA ATGGTTCCTGAGGAACTACCCGGTCAATGTTGGATGCTCGCCAGCAGAAAAGGAACCATACGAACATGCTATTG TGACAGGTTCCTGTGCAGCTGTGGTCGACTACAGTCCAGTTGGCCCGGATGAACTTCAGCTGAGCCAAGGAGACATTGTGGAGATCCAGGGTCTTCTGGTCCGAGGCCTGGATGTGTTCATAGCAACGCACGCTTCCACGGGTCACACTGGTTTCGTACACAAGGTCCACGTCAAGCCTCTGGACACCGTACCCCT GGACAGACGGCTAGTCTTTCTGACTGCCGAGGAGAGGGCGAGCCTCGCTCAGGTCAACCCCTGCAGCTCCGAGCCAAGTGACAACGGCCTGCTGGAGAGACTCTTCTCGTCCGACATCAGCTCCGTGTACAGGCTAG ACAGGCTGGATGAGACAGACTTCCTGTACATCAGAAAACGGCCAACACACG ATCACAAGATCCCTGCCAGCACCCGTCACAGTGTCATGTCAGAGAAAAGTGAAGGCGCCTCCACCTACCTGTCCTCTCCTCgcacctctgtctctcttccctcccctcGCCTCTCCTTCTATCAGTCCCACAATCCCCTGCCTCGCGAGGGCGAGCGTCTGTCCTTCCATGTGGACGACACATTCAAGGAAATGGATGAGTTCCAGGAAGACCCACCGCTTTTCTTGGAGGAGAACAGCTGGGAGGGGGAGGACTCTGAGTTCAGTGACCCCACACTGACACTGCTCAACCATGAACACTTCCAG gAAGACTTCCTGCCACTGTACGACCTGAAGTACTCCTTCCTCTGGGTGACCTTCAGTGGCAAGACTGAGGACGAGCTATTGGGTCACCTTGAGAGTGTCAGGGAGAGCGCCAAGAGGATGGGCCTGGACTGGGCACATCGACGGGCATGCTTCCTGTTGGGAAGACTCTGTGCCCGGAAGCTAAAGCTATCCCAG GCCCGTGTGTACTACGAGGAGGCTCTCGGGGTTCGCGTGGACAGCTTCTCTGACACGCCGCTCCTCGTCGCTCTCTACACAAACCTCACCGCCGTCTACCTGAAGCAGCGTATGACGGACAAGCTGCCCCAGACCCTGGAGAAGGCCAGCAGCCTGCTCCTCTGTCTCCCCTGCCACACCTTCACCTCCACGGACGAGGTggaactgctgcagctgctgttgagAAGGTCGGTGGTGACGGGGGACAAACACCTGGAGGCTCGCGTCTGCTACCTCATCTCCACCCTCTTCCTGCTGCGCAGGAAGACCGATGACGCCCTCCCCTTCGTTGAGCGACTCCAGTTCCTCTCGTTGACGCTCTCGGCCGCCGAAGGGCGCCCCATAGTTCCTTTGGACCTCAACTGGCTCTTGAGCTGGCTCTATCATCGCAAATACATGCCGTACTTAGCGCTGGCCTCTCTGAGCCTGGACTCAAGGCAGGACCACTCACTTGACGAAGGTTTCAAGAAGATCGAGTTGTTTATCAGGAACTCTGTTCGCCTGAACCCGTGCTGGAATGAAGGAACCTCCCTGCTTCCTGCCCAGATAGTGATTTACCTTCAGCAGGCCCTGATTTTAGCAGAGCAAGCGGAGGACATCAAGACACAGAGGGACCTGTGTCAGGGCTTGGCCACAGTCTACCAGCAGTACGACGATCTAGACAGGGCGGTGCTGTGTGCTCAACAAGCTGTGGAGACGGGAGGCCACATCAACGAGGAGGAGGGCTTCGAGGCCTCCGTGCTGCTCGGCTGGCTGCTGGTGTTGACGGGCCAGGCTGAGAGGGCCCAGAGCGTCCTGCAGCCACTGCTCACCTCACTACAG GGCACAGACAGTCCCACGCAGCGAGGGGTGATCCACAACCTCTTGGCTCTGTGCATGAGGCGGCAGGGTCGCATCCCAGAGGCCGGCTGGCATTTCCACTCTGCCTGTGTGATCTCAAGGGAAAGTGGAAACCAGAGGAACCAGGCCCTGGCACTAGCCAACCTGGGCTGCCTGGCACTGGATGTGGGGGCGCCTTTGGTGGCAGAACGTTTCTTGGTCAG ATCCCTGCATCTTTTTCTGGAGCTGTGGGAAAGCCCTATTGACGAAGAGCATGTTCAGACTTACCTCTGGCTGGGGAGGAGCTAcaaggacaggaggaggagccaggacagcaggGCCTGTTATGAAATGGGGCTGCTAATTGCTCTACATGCCAGAAACTTACACA GTCGGATGGTGGTGGCCAAGGTGCTGAGTCGTGTGTATGCCGACATGCTGCTGTACGGCCAGAGTATCGTGTACTACGAGCACTGTGTGTCGGTGGCCAGGGAACTGAAGGACAAGAGACTAGAGGGAGAGTATCTAGAAATCCTCAGCAGCCTCTACCTCACACTCAACACGGAAAG ATCATCTCGCAAATCTCTGGACTACACCAAGCAGAGCCTAAGAATTTCCATCGATTTAggcaagagagaggaagagtcaGAGACCTGGCTGCAGGTGGGGCGCATCTATTACCTCATCCAGGAGGACGAACTAGCGGATATGTACCtgcag GCAGCAGTGAAGACCGCCCTGAGGATGAATGATCATCACTTCGCTTTGAGCATCTACGAGGAGGCAGGAGACGTCTACTTCAAGGGCTCCAGGAACCGAATGGCTTCGGTGCCTTTCTACAGG GATGGCAGTCTTCCATTTGCACGCAGCATCAAGGACATCCATTCAGAGTTCCGTTTGCTGAGCAAACTGACAGAGCTGTTAATGAACcagggagagcaggaggaggccttGCAGTACGCAACACTGGCCGTTCAAATCGCCGACAAAACAG ggttGCACGTGAATGAGAGGACAGCCTACCACCGGCTGGCTACCATCTACTACAACCTGCAGCAGTACGAGTTGGCAGAAAACTACTACCTCAAGTCCCTGTCCTTCTGTCCGCCCTGGCTGCAGGACCCTCTGGAGGCTCGCTACTACACCAAGCTGTACTGCAGACTGGCCAACGTCACGCTGCACAGGCTGAAG GATTCATTTGACGCTGTGGGCTACTTCCATTTGGCTCTGGCAGCGGCCCTGGAGGACCGAGCTAACCCAGAGGCTCTGTATGTGGTGTACATGAAGCTGGCCGAGATCCACGGCAACCACTTGCCCGATGATCAGCTGTGCAGAGACTACAGAGACAGAGCCCAGAGTCTGAAGACAGTTCTGGCTGGAGAGGAAGgcgctgctgctgaggagaacATGAAGGACGTGGACACAGGGACGGGCCAAAAGACGGACAAGGACTCTGCTGCTGATACGGAAAGTTTGCTGAGAACAAACTCGAGTTTCACTtcaactgaaaatgaaaaatgtgaagaTCACTTGCTTGTAAATACTGGAATAATtctgagagacacagaggacggATCCACAGACACTGCAATTGGAGATAATCAAGTGAATCGTGATGGCGACGGCCCTCTTTTGGACCCCTTGGGGCCTGGGACAGAAACCACGACCAGTCACTCGTACAGTGACAGTATTTTCACCGAGTCCTTTGATACAGCCAAGGAGCAAATctcagactgcagcacttcCACCGACACTTTGCAAACTCACCAGAACCAAGCGGATGATAAAGACTTTGACACTGACTATCACACGCCGAGTCAAGTACCTGATCATCTCCCAAGTGCATCACAAGACACACATTCTGATGTTCAGGATGAACAGAAAACTCCCTAA